Proteins encoded within one genomic window of Rhododendron vialii isolate Sample 1 chromosome 1a, ASM3025357v1:
- the LOC131330099 gene encoding uncharacterized protein LOC131330099, translating into MAIYAEGGEDVRLAEGGGLDDGEELVVGEEGEEGAGVVGLSWGRWRGGRVVGRCSGHPWRITLKWRKVVEDSSWPICGSCQETIVHLFCTCPLAVQVWRLSPLQVDMRAVQLNSFNGFWDVMELWWHNHANKNWCMSMAAVMMWFIWKCRNGAIFEQKLSLPGMICKRTVEYLQEFLSANSLGPAPVISCGEGRLSLWLRPPAGTFKINVDGSWKKGLMRGGFGIVIRDFRVCFVAASMGFFQWCASSLVAEALAIRQGILLGSQLGLGSVILESDAQLLVNMLNGQAAVSQEVEVVIHDVQVLSNNFHCSSFSFVRRTINNVAHVLAGEGFCGLGYSRWTESPPLWLFGPLSRDESSV; encoded by the exons ATGGCCATTTATGCGGAAGGCGGAGAGGACGTCAGACTGGCGGAGGGCGGCGGATTGGATGATGGAGAGGAGTTGGTCGTAGGTGAAGAAGGAGAGGAGGGAGCGGGCGTCGTCGGGCTGAGTTGGGGGCGGTGGCGAGGAGGTCGGGTTGTTGGCCGTTGTAGTGGTCATCCCTGGAG GATAACTTTGAAGTGGAGAAAGGTGGTGGAGGATTCTAGCTGGCCGATTTGTGGATCTTGCCAAGAAAccattgttcatcttttttgtACATGCCCTTTAGCCGTTCAGGTGTGGCGTTTGTCACCTTTACAAGTTGATATGAGGGCTGTACAACTCAATTCTTTTAATGGTTTTTGGGATGTTATGGAGCTTTGGTGGCATAATCACGCTAATAAGAATTGGTGTATGTCGATGGCTGCAGTTATGATGTGGTTTATATGGAAGTGTAGAAATGGGGCTATTTTTGAACAAAAGCTCTCTCTCCCTGGGATGATATGTAAGCGGACTGTGGAGTATTTGCAAGAGTTCTTATCTGCGAACTCCTTGGGTCCTGCACCAGTAATATCGTGTGGGGAAGGAAGACTTAGTTTGTGGCTAAGGCCTCCAGCTGGTACTTTTAAGATTAATGTGGATGGGTCTTGGAAGAAAGGGTTGATGAGAGGGGGTTTTGGGATTGTGATCAGGGATTTTCGAGTCTGTTTTGTTGCTGCTTCTATGGGATTTTTTCAGTGGTGCGCGAGTTCATTGGTTGCAGAAGCCTTGGCAATTCGGCAGGGTATTTTGTTGGGATCTCAACTCGGTTTGGGGTCTGTTATTTTGGAGAGTGATGCTCAATTGCTCGTGAATATGCTCAATGGTCAAGCTGCAGTTAGTCAAGAGGTGGAAGTCGTTATTCATGATGTTCAGGTTTTGAGTAATAATTTCCACTGTTCCAGTTTTTCCTTTGTTCGTAGGACCATTAATAATGTTGCTCATGTTTTAGCTGGTGAAGGTTTTTGTGGTTTGGGGTATAGTCGTTGGACTGAGTCCCCTCCGTTGTGGTTGTTTGGTCCTCTTTCTAGGGACGAGTCTTCCGTttga
- the LOC131298465 gene encoding uncharacterized protein LOC131298465 → MMPQNLQPNMTQAGSILPFSPTLCPTGTGFNQVLGNFPTSQSNMPSLFNSQVWRGQSITGTQVWREGQSSFFESQEQGWGGGQQSFLDLLNGRDNVNNRKQGS, encoded by the exons ATGATGCCCCAGAATTTGCAACCAAATATGACACAAGCCGGAAGCATCCTTCCATTTTCTCCAACTTTATGCCCAACTGGAACAGGTTTCAACCAAGTTTTGGGCAACTTCCCAACTTCACAAAGCAACATGCCAAGTTTATTCAATAGTCAAGTTTGGAGAGGACAATCAATTACGGGAACTCAAGTTTGGAGAGAAGGACAATCAAGCTTTTTTGAAAGTCAAGAGCAGGGTTGGGGAGGAGGACAACAAAGTTTTTTGGATTTGTTGAATGGGAGAGATAATGTGAACAATAGAAAACAAG GAAGTTGA